From Diceros bicornis minor isolate mBicDic1 chromosome 17, mDicBic1.mat.cur, whole genome shotgun sequence, the proteins below share one genomic window:
- the LOC131416129 gene encoding tubulin alpha-1B chain, which produces MRECISIHVGQAGVQIGNACWELYCLEHGIQPDGQMPSDKTIGGGDDSFNTFFSETGAGKHVPRAVFVDLEPTVIDEVRTGTYRQLFHPEQLITGKEDAANNYARGHYTIGKEIIDLVLDRIRKLADQCTGLQGFLVFHSFGGGTGSGFTSLLMERLSVDYGKKSKLEFSIYPAPQVSTAVVEPYNSILTTHTTLEHSDCAFMVDNEAIYDICRRNLDIERPTYTNLNRLISQIVSSITASLRFDGALNVDLTEFQTNLVPYPRIHFPLATYAPVISAEKAYHEQLSVAEITNACFEPANQMVKCDPRHGKYMACCLLYRGDVVPKDVNAAIATIKTKRSIQFVDWCPTGFKVGINYQPPTVVPGGDLAKVQRAVCMLSNTTAIAEAWARLDHKFDLMYAKRAFVHWYVGEGMEEGEFSEAREDMAALEKDYEEVGVDSVEGEGEEEGEEY; this is translated from the exons ATG CGTGAGTGCATCTCCATCCACGTTGGCCAGGCTGGTGTCCAGATCGGCAATGCCTGCTGGGAGCTCTACTGCCTGGAACACGGCATCCAGCCCGATGGCCAGATGCCAAGTGACAAGACCATTGGGGGAGGAGATGACTCCTTCAACACCTTCTTCAGTGAGACGGGTGCTGGCAAGCATGTGCCCAGGGCAGTGTTTGTAGACCTGGAACCCACAGTCATTG ATGAGGTTCGCACTGGCACCTACCGCCAGCTCTTCCACCCTGAGCAGCTCATCACAGGCAAGGAAGATGCTGCCAATAACTATGCCCGTGGGCACTACACCATTGGCAAGGAGATCATTGACCTCGTCTTGGACCGAATTCGGAAACTG GCTGACCAGTGCACAGGTCTTCAGGGCTTCCTGGTTTTCCACAGCTTTGGTGGGGGAACTGGTTCTGGGTTCACCTCCCTGCTGATGGAGCGTCTCTCTGTCGATTATGGCAAGAAGTCCAAGCTGGAGTTCTCCATTTACCCAGCCCCCCAGGTTTCCACAGCTGTAGTTGAGCCCTACAACTCCATCCTCACCACCCACACCACCCTGGAGCACTCCGATTGTGCCTTCATGGTAGACAATGAGGCCATCTATGACATCTGTCGTAGGAACCTCGATATTGAGCGCCCAACCTACACTAACCTTAACCGCCTTATTAGCCAGATTGTGTCTTCCATCACTGCTTCCCTCAGATTTGATGGAGCCCTGAATGTTGATCTGACAGAATTCCAGACCAACCTGGTGCCCTATCCCCGCATCCACTTCCCTCTGGCCACATATGCCCCTGTCATCTCTGCTGAGAAAGCCTACCATGAACAGCTTTCTGTAGCAGAGATCACCAATGCTTGCTTTGAGCCAGCGAACCAGATGGTGAAATGTGACCCTCGTCATGGTAAATACATGGCTTGTTGCCTGTTGTACCGTGGTGATGTGGTTCCCAAAGATGTCAATGCTGCCATTGCCACCATTAAGACCAAGCGCAGCATCCAGTTTGTGGATTGGTGCCCCACTGGCTTCAAAGTTGGCATTAATTACCAGCCTCCCACTGTGGTACCTGGTGGAGATCTGGCCAAAGTACAGCGGGCTGTGTGCATGTTGAGCAATACCACAGCCATTGCTGAGGCCTGGGCTCGCCTGGACCACAAGTTTGATCTGATGTATGCCAAGCGTGCCTTTGTTCACTGGTACGTGGGTGAGGGCATGGAGGAAGGAGAGTTTTCTGAGGCCCGTGAGGACATGGCTGCCCTTGAGAAGGATTATGAGGAGGTTGGTGTAGATTCTGTTGAAGGAGAAggtgaggaagaaggagaggaatACTAA